The Streptomyces racemochromogenes DNA segment CCCCGCGCGAGCTGCCCGGACGGGTCGTCGCCCGCACCTCGCCCAGGGCGGCCGTCCCCGAGGTCTACCACGAGGAGCTGCCCGCGATCGGCCAGGTCATGACCGGGCCCGGCAGCTATGACGAGGGCTGCGGGATCTTCCGGTTCCGGGGGCGCAGCGCCGCCGGGGTGCGGGCCGCCGTGCACACCGCGATGGAGGTGTACGGGCTGCGGACCGACCGGGCCCCGGGAGCCGGGGAAGCCGAGCCGCATGGCTGAGGCCCGCCGGTACGGCTCCGTGCTGCGCGCGTGGCTCCGGGAGACGCTTCCGGCCGCCGGGAACGCGCGCAGGCTCGGCGTCCTCACGCTCGTCCAGTCGCTGGGGCTCGGGGTGTTCCTCACCTCCAGTGCCGTGTTCTTCACCCGGACCATCGGCATCCCCGCCCAGCGCGTGGGCCTCGCCCTGTCGGTCGCCGGGCTCTGCGGCCTCCTCTGCACGGTGCCTATCGGCCGGCTCGCGGACCGGCTGGGCGCGGGCCGGGTGCTCACCGCCAACTTCCTGCTCGCCGCCGCCGGGTTCACCGCGTACTGCCTGGTGGACGGCTTCGCCGCGTTCCTCGTGGTCGCCTGCGCCATCGCGGTCCTGGAGACCTCGGCGGGCGCGCTCCAGGCGTCGCTCACCGACGCGCTGGTGGGCGAGGGGGAGCGGGTCAGGGTGAGCGCGCAGATGCGCAGCCTGTTCAACCTGGGCTTCCTCGGCGGCGCCGCGCTGGCCGGGGCCGCCATCGCGGCCGGCACCCCGGCCGCCCTGTACGCCACGGTCCTCGCCAACGCCGCCCTCCAGCTGCTGTCCGTCGCCGTGCTGCTCGGGATGCGGCTGCCCGCGGGCGCCGGGCCCCGGGCCACCGCCGCCGGGGCGCCGGGCGGGGTACTGCGCAGCGGCGCGCTGCGGGACGTGCGCTACGTGGCGGTCGCGCTGGTGTGCGGCGCTCTGGAGCTGTACCACCCGCTGCTGACGGTCGGACTGCCGCTGTGGATCGTCACCGCCACCGACGCGCCCGCGCTGCTGGTGTCGGGGCTGCTGATCGTGGACACCGTCCTGGTGCTGTTGTTCCAGGTCGCGGTCAGCGGGGGCGCGCGCACCCCGGCGGGGGCTGCCCGTATGCTGCGCTGGGCGGGGTGGGCGCTGGGGGCGTCCTGCCTGGTCTTCGCGGTGAGCGGGGGCCACGGCGCGCTCCTGGACACCGCGGCCCTGCTGGGCGGCACGCTGGTGCTCGTCCTCGGCGAGCTGTACCAGGCGTCGGCGAGCTGGGGCCTGTCCTTCGGGCTCGCCCCGGCGGGCCGGCAGGGGGAGTACCAGGCGGTGTTCTCCCTGGGGCGCGGGCTCCAGCAGTTCGCCGGGCCGTGGCTGATGACCTCCCTGGTCGTCGGCACGGCGGCGACGGGCTGGCTGGTCCTCGCGGCGCTCTTCGCCCTGCTCGGGCTGGCCGCGCCCGCGTTGGTGCGCGGCCTGGAGAAGGCCCGCGCCCGGACGGAGCCGGTGCCGGCGCCGACCTGAGCGCGCCGGCAGCCGCCCGTGCGGCCCCCCGCGTGTCACACCCCTACGACCGAGACAAGTAAGCGAGCAGCGAGCACCATGACCGTACAGCGACGACACGACCCGGACGAGCGCGGCTTCGCCAGCGACAACTACGCGGGCGCGCACCCCGAGGTCCTTGCGGCGATCGCCCTGGCGAACGGCGGCCACCAGGTCAGCTACGGCGCCGACGTCTACACCGAGCGCCTCCAGGAAGTGGTGCGCGGGCACTTCGGCCCCACCGCGCGGGCGTACCCGGTCTTCAACGGCACCGGCGCGAACGTGTTCGCGCTCCAGACCATGCTCGAC contains these protein-coding regions:
- a CDS encoding MFS transporter; amino-acid sequence: MAEARRYGSVLRAWLRETLPAAGNARRLGVLTLVQSLGLGVFLTSSAVFFTRTIGIPAQRVGLALSVAGLCGLLCTVPIGRLADRLGAGRVLTANFLLAAAGFTAYCLVDGFAAFLVVACAIAVLETSAGALQASLTDALVGEGERVRVSAQMRSLFNLGFLGGAALAGAAIAAGTPAALYATVLANAALQLLSVAVLLGMRLPAGAGPRATAAGAPGGVLRSGALRDVRYVAVALVCGALELYHPLLTVGLPLWIVTATDAPALLVSGLLIVDTVLVLLFQVAVSGGARTPAGAARMLRWAGWALGASCLVFAVSGGHGALLDTAALLGGTLVLVLGELYQASASWGLSFGLAPAGRQGEYQAVFSLGRGLQQFAGPWLMTSLVVGTAATGWLVLAALFALLGLAAPALVRGLEKARARTEPVPAPT